A DNA window from Nycticebus coucang isolate mNycCou1 chromosome 1, mNycCou1.pri, whole genome shotgun sequence contains the following coding sequences:
- the LOC128571959 gene encoding cytochrome c oxidase assembly protein COX18, mitochondrial isoform X2, whose translation MLSRLGGRWLRTLPAAQLRAGGLPRVLGLQRPALPVWAAASGTAAGAGGWYEALAASAPVRGAEQVLLSAHVAAGLPWWGSILLTTVALRGAVTLPLAAYQHYILAQVENLQPEIKNIARHLNQEIAIRANQLGWSKRVARLTYLKHMRRFVSELYVRDNCHPFKATVLVWIQLPMWIFMSVALRNLSTGAAHSEGFSVQEQLANGGILWFPDLTALDSTWILPVSVGVVNLLIVEIFALQRIGISRFQTYVTYCVRGVSVLMIPVAATVPSSLALYWLCSSIMGLSQNLLLRSPGFRRLCRIPLTKSDSETPYKDLLAALYAKIISKK comes from the exons ATGCTGAGCCGGCTCGGCGGCCGGTGGCTGCGGACACTGCCTGCTGCGCAGCTTAGGGCTGGGGGCCTGCCGCGTGTGCTGGGCCTCCAGCGCCCTGCCCTCCCGGTGTGGGCGGCGGCCTCAGGCACTGCAGCGGGCGCCGGCGGCTGGTACGAGGCCCTGGCCGCGTCGGCGCCGGTGCGGGGCGCGGAGCAAGTGCTGCTCAGCGCTCACGTAGCCGCTGGCCTGCCCTGGTGGGGCAGCATTTTGCTCACTACCGTGGCCTTGCGCGGCGCCGTTACGCTGCCCTTGGCCGCCTACCAGCACTACATTCTGGCCCAG GTGGAAAATCTGCagccagaaataaaaaacattgccAGGCATCTTAACCAAGAAATTGCAATTCGTGCAAATCAGTTGGGGTGGTCTAAAAGAGTTGCCAG GCTCACTTATCTAAAGCATATGAGGAGGTTTGTTTCAGAGCTGTATGTTCGGGATAACTGCCACCCTTTCAAAGCCACTGTGCTGGTCTGGATCCAGCTTCCAATGTGGATCTTCATGTCTGTTGCTCTCCGGAATTTGAGCACAGGAGCAGCACATTCAGAAG GTTTTTCTGTTCAGGAGCAGTTGGCTAACGGTGGGATCCTATGGTTTCCTGACCTTACTGCTCTGGATTCCACTTGGATTCTCCCTGTCTCTGTTGGTGTTGTCAACTTATTAATAGTGGAG ATTTTTGCTCTACAGAGAATTGGAATATCTCGTTTTCAGACGTACGTCACCTACTGTGTCCGTGGAGTGTCAGTGTTGATGATTCCAGTGGCCGCGACAGTCCCTTCG TCACTTGCTCTCTACTGGCTGTGCTCCAGCATCATGGGCCTTTCACAGAACTTGCTGCTGCGTTCTCCTGGATTTCGCCGACTTTGCAGAATACCACTGACCAAGTCAGATTCAGAAACTCCTTATAAAGACCTATTAGCTGCTCTTTATGCCAAGATCATTTCCAAAAAATGA
- the LOC128571959 gene encoding cytochrome c oxidase assembly protein COX18, mitochondrial isoform X1 — protein sequence MLSRLGGRWLRTLPAAQLRAGGLPRVLGLQRPALPVWAAASGTAAGAGGWYEALAASAPVRGAEQVLLSAHVAAGLPWWGSILLTTVALRGAVTLPLAAYQHYILAQVENLQPEIKNIARHLNQEIAIRANQLGWSKRVARLTYLKHMRRFVSELYVRDNCHPFKATVLVWIQLPMWIFMSVALRNLSTGAAHSEAGFSVQEQLANGGILWFPDLTALDSTWILPVSVGVVNLLIVEIFALQRIGISRFQTYVTYCVRGVSVLMIPVAATVPSSLALYWLCSSIMGLSQNLLLRSPGFRRLCRIPLTKSDSETPYKDLLAALYAKIISKK from the exons ATGCTGAGCCGGCTCGGCGGCCGGTGGCTGCGGACACTGCCTGCTGCGCAGCTTAGGGCTGGGGGCCTGCCGCGTGTGCTGGGCCTCCAGCGCCCTGCCCTCCCGGTGTGGGCGGCGGCCTCAGGCACTGCAGCGGGCGCCGGCGGCTGGTACGAGGCCCTGGCCGCGTCGGCGCCGGTGCGGGGCGCGGAGCAAGTGCTGCTCAGCGCTCACGTAGCCGCTGGCCTGCCCTGGTGGGGCAGCATTTTGCTCACTACCGTGGCCTTGCGCGGCGCCGTTACGCTGCCCTTGGCCGCCTACCAGCACTACATTCTGGCCCAG GTGGAAAATCTGCagccagaaataaaaaacattgccAGGCATCTTAACCAAGAAATTGCAATTCGTGCAAATCAGTTGGGGTGGTCTAAAAGAGTTGCCAG GCTCACTTATCTAAAGCATATGAGGAGGTTTGTTTCAGAGCTGTATGTTCGGGATAACTGCCACCCTTTCAAAGCCACTGTGCTGGTCTGGATCCAGCTTCCAATGTGGATCTTCATGTCTGTTGCTCTCCGGAATTTGAGCACAGGAGCAGCACATTCAGAAG CAGGTTTTTCTGTTCAGGAGCAGTTGGCTAACGGTGGGATCCTATGGTTTCCTGACCTTACTGCTCTGGATTCCACTTGGATTCTCCCTGTCTCTGTTGGTGTTGTCAACTTATTAATAGTGGAG ATTTTTGCTCTACAGAGAATTGGAATATCTCGTTTTCAGACGTACGTCACCTACTGTGTCCGTGGAGTGTCAGTGTTGATGATTCCAGTGGCCGCGACAGTCCCTTCG TCACTTGCTCTCTACTGGCTGTGCTCCAGCATCATGGGCCTTTCACAGAACTTGCTGCTGCGTTCTCCTGGATTTCGCCGACTTTGCAGAATACCACTGACCAAGTCAGATTCAGAAACTCCTTATAAAGACCTATTAGCTGCTCTTTATGCCAAGATCATTTCCAAAAAATGA
- the LOC128571959 gene encoding cytochrome c oxidase assembly protein COX18, mitochondrial isoform X3, producing MLSRLGGRWLRTLPAAQLRAGGLPRVLGLQRPALPVWAAASGTAAGAGGWYEALAASAPVRGAEQVLLSAHVAAGLPWWGSILLTTVALRGAVTLPLAAYQHYILAQVENLQPEIKNIARHLNQEIAIRANQLGWSKRVARLTYLKHMRRFVSELYVRDNCHPFKATVLVWIQLPMWIFMSVALRNLSTGAAHSEDFCSTENWNISFSDVRHLLCPWSVSVDDSSGRDSPFVTCSLLAVLQHHGPFTELAAAFSWISPTLQNTTDQVRFRNSL from the exons ATGCTGAGCCGGCTCGGCGGCCGGTGGCTGCGGACACTGCCTGCTGCGCAGCTTAGGGCTGGGGGCCTGCCGCGTGTGCTGGGCCTCCAGCGCCCTGCCCTCCCGGTGTGGGCGGCGGCCTCAGGCACTGCAGCGGGCGCCGGCGGCTGGTACGAGGCCCTGGCCGCGTCGGCGCCGGTGCGGGGCGCGGAGCAAGTGCTGCTCAGCGCTCACGTAGCCGCTGGCCTGCCCTGGTGGGGCAGCATTTTGCTCACTACCGTGGCCTTGCGCGGCGCCGTTACGCTGCCCTTGGCCGCCTACCAGCACTACATTCTGGCCCAG GTGGAAAATCTGCagccagaaataaaaaacattgccAGGCATCTTAACCAAGAAATTGCAATTCGTGCAAATCAGTTGGGGTGGTCTAAAAGAGTTGCCAG GCTCACTTATCTAAAGCATATGAGGAGGTTTGTTTCAGAGCTGTATGTTCGGGATAACTGCCACCCTTTCAAAGCCACTGTGCTGGTCTGGATCCAGCTTCCAATGTGGATCTTCATGTCTGTTGCTCTCCGGAATTTGAGCACAGGAGCAGCACATTCAGAAG ATTTTTGCTCTACAGAGAATTGGAATATCTCGTTTTCAGACGTACGTCACCTACTGTGTCCGTGGAGTGTCAGTGTTGATGATTCCAGTGGCCGCGACAGTCCCTTCG TCACTTGCTCTCTACTGGCTGTGCTCCAGCATCATGGGCCTTTCACAGAACTTGCTGCTGCGTTCTCCTGGATTTCGCCGACTTTGCAGAATACCACTGACCAAGTCAGATTCAGAAACTCCTTATAA